The Candidatus Accumulibacter similis genome has a segment encoding these proteins:
- a CDS encoding PTS fructose transporter subunit IIA, with protein MIGVFLVTHGTLGESLIQNVCHVLNKRPPLIAQLGVAAQDDPLDILPLARLLLKEVDGGEGVLVMTDVFGATPGNLTLKLLDPGRVEGVSGVSLPMLLRALTYRERGMETMLQKAISGARDGVVRLPPALGTGTTEG; from the coding sequence ATGATCGGTGTATTTCTGGTGACGCACGGGACCCTCGGCGAGAGTCTCATTCAGAACGTCTGTCACGTACTCAACAAGCGACCGCCGCTGATCGCGCAGCTCGGTGTCGCAGCCCAGGATGACCCGCTCGACATCCTGCCGTTGGCGCGGCTGTTGCTGAAGGAGGTGGACGGCGGCGAGGGCGTCCTGGTGATGACCGATGTCTTCGGCGCCACGCCGGGCAACCTGACGCTCAAGTTGCTTGACCCGGGTCGTGTCGAAGGTGTCTCCGGGGTCAGCCTGCCGATGTTGCTGCGTGCACTGACGTATCGCGAGCGAGGAATGGAAACCATGTTGCAGAAGGCGATCAGCGGTGCTCGTGACGGCGTGGTCAGGTTGCCGCCGGCGCTCGGCACTGGAACCACGGAGGGTTGA
- a CDS encoding HPr family phosphocarrier protein, with protein sequence MVRAEAEILNKLGLHARASAKLTQLAGGFASDVWMEKGSRRINAKSIMGVMMLAAGKGATVIVETDGADEQAANQAILELIASRFGEAE encoded by the coding sequence ATGGTACGTGCCGAGGCCGAAATCCTCAACAAGCTGGGGTTGCACGCCCGCGCTTCAGCGAAGCTGACGCAGCTTGCGGGCGGTTTTGCCAGCGACGTCTGGATGGAGAAGGGGAGTCGCCGGATCAACGCCAAGAGCATCATGGGCGTGATGATGCTGGCGGCCGGAAAGGGGGCGACGGTGATCGTCGAAACCGACGGTGCTGATGAGCAGGCGGCGAATCAGGCAATCCTTGAACTGATCGCCAGCCGCTTCGGAGAGGCGGAGTGA
- a CDS encoding FAD:protein FMN transferase produces the protein MRGRRLSFAGLLLWILVAGCSRAPLHQQEAFVFGTRVEVLIAGLPDAQARPAAAAVLREFDRLHRTYHAWKPSELSTLNAALAAGRPQVVSEEMAELLADAQRLARLSDGLFDPGIGRLIGLWGFQSDDLPGSLPDETAVAAWRSARPGIADLLLSGLQVSSRQRELALDFGGYLKGVALDRATSILRARGVSNALLNIGGNVMVLGSRNGQRWRVGVQHPRQPGPMATIELDDGEAVGTSGDYQRYFEVAGRRYAHLLDPRSGRPASGTQALTVLVTARPAAGTLSDAATKPLFIAGSDWPQLARRLQVAHVLRVDGDGRWQISQAMQGRLQFVGASPPVLEVVP, from the coding sequence GTGCGTGGCCGCAGACTGAGCTTCGCCGGTCTGCTGCTCTGGATCCTCGTGGCCGGCTGCAGCCGGGCGCCGCTGCACCAGCAGGAGGCATTCGTTTTCGGCACCCGCGTCGAAGTGCTGATCGCCGGTCTGCCCGACGCACAGGCACGGCCGGCGGCGGCGGCGGTGCTGCGCGAGTTCGATCGCCTGCACCGCACCTACCACGCCTGGAAGCCATCCGAACTGAGCACGCTCAACGCCGCCCTCGCGGCCGGCAGACCGCAGGTGGTGAGCGAGGAGATGGCGGAACTGCTGGCCGATGCGCAACGCCTGGCGCGGCTCAGCGACGGACTGTTCGATCCCGGCATCGGTCGCCTGATCGGTCTCTGGGGGTTCCAGTCGGACGACTTGCCGGGCAGCCTGCCGGACGAGACCGCGGTGGCGGCCTGGCGCAGCGCGCGGCCGGGCATTGCCGACCTGCTCCTCAGCGGGCTGCAGGTGAGCAGCCGGCAGCGCGAACTGGCGCTCGATTTCGGCGGCTATCTCAAGGGAGTCGCGCTCGATCGTGCGACGAGCATCCTGCGGGCACGCGGAGTCAGCAATGCGCTGCTCAACATCGGCGGCAACGTGATGGTTCTCGGTAGCCGCAACGGCCAGCGTTGGCGTGTGGGAGTCCAGCACCCGCGGCAGCCCGGACCGATGGCGACGATCGAGCTTGACGATGGCGAGGCGGTCGGTACCTCGGGTGATTATCAGCGCTACTTCGAGGTCGCGGGCAGGCGCTACGCGCATCTCCTCGATCCGCGCAGTGGCCGGCCGGCATCCGGCACACAGGCCCTGACGGTGCTGGTGACGGCACGTCCGGCCGCCGGAACTCTCTCGGACGCTGCGACGAAGCCCTTGTTCATCGCCGGTAGTGACTGGCCGCAGCTCGCCCGGCGCTTGCAGGTGGCGCATGTCCTGCGGGTGGACGGCGACGGACGCTGGCAGATCAGCCAGGCGATGCAGGGCCGCCTGCAGTTCGTTGGCGCCTCACCGCCGGTGCTCGAGGTCGTGCCCTGA
- a CDS encoding type IIA DNA topoisomerase subunit B, whose amino-acid sequence MTYNAESIAVLKGLEPVRHRPGMYTRTDCPLHIIQEVIDNAADEALGGHCRRISVTMHRDHSVSVQDDGRGIPVEMHPLEKVPTLEVVFTRLHAGGKFNKDDGASAYRFSGGLHGVGVSVTNALSRRLEVEVVRDGARHQMAFAGGAVIEPLRRLADAPKKAKGTCVRAWPDPAFFDSQIIPQPQLERLLRSKALLLPGLQVVLTVEDGATSEWCFVNGMVQYLAEQLDGEPVAPVFSSEKYAARGDENFPVGAGAAWAICWTAEGGLVRESYVNLIPTPAGGTHEAGLRQATLDAIRSFAEHHALLPKGVKLAAEDVFSRASFVLAVRMLDPSFQGQTKERLNSRDAVALVARMVRDSLELWLNEHPEAAKRITELAIRAAQARTRAGQKVEKRKQSGVAILPGKLSDCQSEDVSRNEIFLVEGDSAGGSAKSGRDKEVQAILPLRGKVLNTWEVEAGSLFANREVHDIAVALGIDPHPASAPDSVLLNLRYGKVVIMTDADVDGSHIRVLLCTLFYRHFPRLIARGHLYFAQPPLYRLDVPAQGKTRPPRKIYALDNAELEASLDRLRLEGVKREAVAISRFKGLGEMNPEQLWETTMSPDTRRLMRIGMPGGEVARPVMNMLMAKGESAGRRAWMEENGALIGAEL is encoded by the coding sequence ATGACCTACAACGCCGAATCGATTGCCGTCCTCAAGGGACTCGAGCCCGTGCGCCATCGGCCAGGGATGTATACGCGCACCGATTGCCCGCTGCACATCATTCAGGAGGTGATCGACAACGCCGCCGACGAGGCGCTCGGTGGACATTGCCGGCGAATCAGCGTCACCATGCACCGTGATCACTCGGTGAGCGTGCAGGATGACGGGCGCGGCATTCCGGTCGAGATGCACCCGCTCGAGAAGGTGCCGACACTGGAAGTCGTGTTTACCCGGCTGCACGCTGGCGGCAAGTTCAACAAGGACGACGGGGCTTCGGCCTATCGTTTTTCCGGCGGCCTGCACGGGGTTGGCGTGTCGGTGACCAACGCGCTGTCGAGACGCCTCGAGGTCGAGGTCGTACGCGACGGGGCACGCCATCAGATGGCCTTTGCCGGCGGGGCAGTGATCGAGCCGCTGCGTCGGCTTGCCGACGCACCGAAGAAGGCGAAGGGAACGTGCGTGCGGGCGTGGCCGGACCCCGCCTTCTTCGATTCACAGATCATTCCCCAGCCGCAGCTCGAACGTCTGCTGCGCAGCAAGGCGCTGTTGCTGCCGGGGCTGCAGGTCGTGCTGACGGTCGAGGATGGCGCGACGAGCGAGTGGTGTTTCGTCAACGGCATGGTGCAGTACCTCGCCGAGCAGCTCGACGGCGAGCCCGTGGCGCCGGTGTTCAGCAGCGAGAAGTATGCCGCCCGCGGTGACGAGAACTTCCCGGTCGGCGCGGGTGCCGCCTGGGCGATCTGCTGGACGGCCGAGGGCGGCCTGGTGCGCGAATCGTACGTCAACCTGATTCCGACTCCTGCCGGCGGTACGCATGAAGCCGGACTGCGGCAGGCGACGCTCGATGCCATCCGCAGCTTCGCCGAACACCATGCGCTGCTGCCCAAAGGCGTCAAGCTCGCCGCCGAGGACGTCTTCTCGCGCGCCAGTTTCGTGCTCGCGGTACGCATGCTCGACCCCTCGTTCCAGGGGCAGACGAAGGAGCGGCTGAACTCGCGCGATGCGGTGGCGTTGGTGGCGCGCATGGTGCGCGACAGCCTCGAGCTGTGGCTCAACGAACATCCCGAGGCGGCGAAGCGGATCACCGAGCTGGCCATCCGGGCGGCGCAGGCGCGCACGCGTGCCGGCCAGAAGGTCGAGAAGCGCAAGCAGTCGGGGGTGGCGATCCTGCCGGGCAAGCTGTCGGATTGCCAGAGCGAGGACGTCAGCCGCAACGAGATCTTTCTCGTCGAGGGGGATTCGGCCGGCGGTTCGGCCAAGTCGGGGCGTGACAAGGAGGTGCAGGCGATCCTGCCACTGCGTGGCAAGGTACTGAATACCTGGGAGGTCGAGGCCGGCAGCCTGTTCGCCAACCGGGAGGTGCACGACATCGCCGTGGCGCTGGGTATCGATCCGCATCCGGCGAGCGCGCCCGACTCAGTGCTGCTCAACCTGCGCTACGGCAAGGTGGTGATCATGACTGATGCCGACGTCGATGGCTCGCACATCCGCGTGCTGCTGTGCACCCTGTTCTATCGCCATTTTCCGCGGCTGATCGCACGCGGGCACCTGTACTTCGCGCAGCCGCCGCTGTACCGTCTCGACGTACCGGCGCAGGGCAAGACGCGGCCACCGCGCAAGATCTATGCGCTTGACAACGCGGAACTCGAGGCGTCACTGGATCGGCTGCGCCTCGAGGGCGTCAAGCGGGAGGCGGTTGCCATCTCGCGCTTCAAGGGTCTCGGCGAGATGAACCCCGAGCAGCTCTGGGAGACGACGATGTCGCCCGATACGCGTCGCCTGATGCGCATCGGCATGCCGGGTGGCGAGGTGGCGCGGCCGGTGATGAACATGCTGATGGCGAAGGGCGAGTCGGCTGGCCGGCGCGCATGGATGGAAGAAAACGGTGCCCTGATCGGCGCCGAGCTGTGA
- the gshA gene encoding glutamate--cysteine ligase: MVPRLKTALDGPLLEIERRFLDLMPEIERWFRGQWQEHTPPFYGSVDLRNAGFKLAPVDMNLFPGGFNNLDATFLPLCVQAAMTAVDRICPDAKRLLLIPENHTRNLFYLQNVAQIATFLRLTGLEVRLGSLLPGIDRPTQVSLGDGTTLLLEPLQRSGSRLGLSGFEPCAILLNNDLSAGIPEVLRDIEGQFVLPPLHAGWALRRKSNHFAAYDEVAGDFARLTGIDPWRINPYFSVCSSVNFHERQGEECLAANVDAVLELIREKYRQYGIEETPYVVVKADAGTYGMGVMTVKDASQVTGLSRRQRNKMSVIKEGLAVSQVIIQEGVHSFERVGSGSDEGVAEPVVYMIDRFVVGGFYRVHSGRGPDENLNAPGMHFQPLAFATSCSLPDHCQNPDAAPNRFYVYGVVARLAQLAASVELERTAPVKEPLPCA, translated from the coding sequence ATGGTTCCACGTCTGAAAACTGCACTTGACGGCCCGCTGCTGGAGATCGAAAGGCGTTTCCTTGACCTCATGCCCGAGATCGAGCGCTGGTTCCGCGGTCAGTGGCAGGAGCACACGCCGCCGTTCTATGGCTCGGTCGATCTGCGCAATGCAGGTTTCAAGCTGGCGCCGGTGGACATGAACCTGTTTCCCGGCGGCTTCAACAACCTCGACGCCACCTTCCTGCCGCTCTGCGTCCAGGCCGCGATGACGGCGGTGGACCGCATCTGCCCGGACGCGAAGCGCTTGCTGCTGATCCCCGAAAACCATACGCGCAACCTCTTCTATCTGCAGAACGTTGCCCAGATCGCGACGTTTCTCCGCCTGACCGGGCTTGAGGTTCGTCTCGGATCGCTGCTGCCCGGAATCGACCGGCCGACGCAGGTGTCGCTCGGCGATGGCACGACGTTGCTCCTGGAACCGCTGCAGCGCAGTGGGTCGCGGCTCGGACTGAGCGGCTTCGAGCCCTGTGCCATTCTGCTCAACAACGATCTTTCGGCGGGTATCCCCGAGGTGCTGCGCGATATCGAGGGGCAGTTCGTCCTGCCGCCGCTGCATGCCGGGTGGGCGTTGCGCCGAAAATCGAACCATTTTGCCGCTTACGACGAGGTGGCGGGCGATTTCGCGCGGCTGACCGGCATCGACCCATGGCGGATCAACCCCTACTTTTCGGTCTGCAGCAGTGTCAACTTTCATGAGCGGCAAGGGGAGGAGTGCCTCGCTGCCAATGTCGACGCGGTGCTCGAGCTGATTCGCGAGAAGTACCGGCAGTACGGGATCGAGGAAACCCCGTACGTGGTGGTCAAGGCAGACGCTGGAACCTATGGCATGGGCGTCATGACGGTCAAGGATGCGTCGCAGGTGACCGGCCTCAGCCGCCGGCAGCGCAACAAGATGTCGGTGATCAAGGAGGGCCTGGCGGTTTCCCAGGTCATCATCCAGGAAGGCGTGCATAGCTTCGAACGGGTCGGCAGCGGCAGCGACGAGGGGGTCGCCGAGCCGGTCGTCTACATGATCGACCGCTTCGTCGTCGGTGGCTTCTACCGCGTTCATAGCGGCCGTGGTCCGGACGAGAACCTGAACGCGCCGGGGATGCATTTTCAGCCACTCGCTTTTGCCACCAGTTGCTCGCTGCCCGACCATTGCCAGAACCCGGACGCGGCGCCGAACCGTTTCTACGTTTATGGGGTCGTCGCCCGACTGGCGCAGCTCGCTGCATCGGTCGAGCTGGAACGTACTGCCCCCGTCAAGGAGCCGCTGCCGTGCGCATAG
- the gshB gene encoding glutathione synthase, which translates to MRIAFIVDRLQSLKAYKDTSIAIMRAAQAAGHAVWTIQQEAIHWSPLHGVCAEAVHLEMLADDVEWFVEVDRHVVALRDFRAVLMRKDPPFDIEYVTATWLLERAEAEGARVFNRPRALRDHPEKLSITEFARFAVPTTVARDAGIIHSFIEAERDVILKPLGGMGGSEVFHVRHDDPNRNVIVETLTHNGARTIMAQRYIPEIADGDKRVLLVAGEVVPYCLARIPKAGETRGNLAAGGKGVAQPLSSRDLEIATTLAPVLAARGLLLVGLDVIGDWLTEINVTSPTCMVEIAEQTGFDAAALFVAALERRCVAAD; encoded by the coding sequence GTGCGCATAGCATTCATCGTCGACCGCCTGCAGTCGCTGAAAGCCTACAAGGACACGAGCATCGCCATCATGCGCGCGGCGCAGGCGGCCGGACATGCCGTTTGGACGATCCAGCAGGAGGCGATCCACTGGTCCCCGCTGCATGGCGTGTGTGCCGAAGCGGTGCACCTCGAGATGCTGGCCGACGATGTCGAGTGGTTCGTCGAGGTCGATCGGCACGTCGTCGCCCTGCGCGATTTTCGCGCCGTGCTGATGCGCAAGGATCCGCCCTTCGATATCGAGTATGTGACCGCCACCTGGTTGCTCGAGCGCGCGGAAGCCGAGGGCGCGCGGGTCTTCAACCGGCCCCGTGCCCTGCGGGATCATCCGGAAAAGCTGTCGATCACCGAGTTCGCCCGGTTCGCGGTGCCGACGACGGTCGCCCGTGACGCCGGCATCATCCACTCCTTCATCGAAGCCGAGCGCGACGTGATCCTCAAGCCACTCGGCGGCATGGGTGGCAGCGAGGTCTTTCACGTGCGCCACGACGATCCGAACCGCAACGTGATCGTCGAGACGCTGACGCACAACGGTGCGCGCACGATCATGGCGCAGCGCTACATTCCCGAGATTGCCGACGGCGACAAGCGCGTCCTGCTCGTCGCTGGCGAAGTGGTTCCGTACTGCCTGGCACGAATTCCGAAGGCCGGCGAGACGCGTGGCAACCTCGCTGCCGGCGGCAAGGGTGTGGCGCAGCCGCTGAGTTCGCGTGACCTCGAGATCGCGACGACGCTGGCGCCGGTCCTCGCAGCCCGTGGCCTGCTGCTGGTTGGTCTTGATGTCATTGGCGACTGGTTGACCGAGATCAACGTCACCAGTCCGACGTGCATGGTGGAAATTGCGGAACAGACAGGTTTCGACGCCGCAGCCCTGTTCGTTGCCGCGCTGGAGCGTCGGTGCGTGGCCGCAGACTGA
- a CDS encoding CreA family protein, which translates to MRSRTNGFRFIAAGAVCAVVSGAVQAEQVGCVTTEWKLVGANHRVCVESFPDPKVPGVTCHVSQARTGGVSGSLGLAEDPSQFALACRQTGPISLPEKLPNEATVFSGDTSVLFKETRVVRMWDEANRTLVYLAISRKLIDGAPANSISTVPVMPWGGR; encoded by the coding sequence ATGCGCAGCAGGACCAACGGATTTCGCTTCATTGCCGCCGGCGCGGTGTGCGCCGTCGTGTCCGGCGCCGTACAGGCGGAGCAGGTGGGGTGCGTGACGACCGAGTGGAAGCTGGTCGGAGCCAACCACCGCGTCTGCGTCGAGAGTTTTCCCGACCCGAAAGTGCCGGGTGTGACCTGTCACGTCAGTCAGGCGAGAACCGGCGGCGTCAGTGGTTCGCTCGGCCTGGCCGAAGATCCCTCGCAGTTCGCGCTTGCCTGCCGGCAAACCGGTCCGATCAGTCTGCCGGAGAAGCTGCCGAATGAGGCTACGGTCTTCTCGGGCGATACATCGGTCCTGTTCAAGGAAACACGCGTCGTCCGGATGTGGGACGAGGCGAACCGGACGCTGGTCTATCTGGCGATCAGTCGCAAGCTGATCGACGGCGCACCGGCGAACAGCATTTCAACGGTGCCGGTAATGCCTTGGGGCGGGCGCTGA
- a CDS encoding class I SAM-dependent methyltransferase — translation MAGTSAGERADDAATGSLTVAAQPELDVSRLGQVFTPPAIVDVMLSLVRNRGRVLEPACGDGAFLQHFPFAVGVEIDPRHAPPGARVMDFFALPDAESFATVIGNPPYVRYQDIAVATRRLVRRSVLDGRANLYLFFIEKCLRHLAPGGELVFITPRDFLKATSAVPLNRLLYATGTITDFVELGDSRLFDDATPNCAIWRFERGNFSRRTRYAAQGVADGLAGLVRLQWDERHFVESGGHLLFTRGDYELRLADIAFVKVGAVSGADDLYASELYGNRDFVCSSTVRTGTTRRMLWCEAGEPPPAVLLPHKERLITRRIRPFDESNWWHWGRGYHQSALPRVYVNSKTRSSRPFFCHPCTHYDGSVLAIFPHDPLLAVQKLADALNSVDWTDLGFVCDGRFLFAQRSLEQTPLPGPLRALLPPPV, via the coding sequence ATGGCTGGGACCAGCGCTGGCGAGCGCGCCGACGACGCGGCGACGGGGAGCTTGACCGTGGCCGCGCAGCCGGAACTGGACGTCAGCCGCCTTGGCCAGGTATTCACCCCGCCGGCGATCGTCGACGTGATGCTCTCGCTGGTGCGCAATCGTGGCCGCGTGCTCGAGCCCGCCTGCGGCGACGGTGCCTTTCTGCAGCATTTCCCCTTCGCCGTCGGGGTCGAGATCGATCCGCGGCATGCGCCGCCGGGCGCGCGCGTCATGGACTTCTTTGCCCTGCCCGATGCTGAGTCGTTCGCCACGGTTATCGGCAACCCGCCCTATGTACGTTACCAGGACATCGCCGTCGCAACCCGTCGCCTCGTCCGGCGCAGCGTGCTCGACGGACGTGCCAATCTTTACCTGTTCTTCATCGAGAAGTGCCTGCGGCATCTCGCGCCCGGCGGTGAACTCGTCTTCATCACGCCGCGCGACTTCCTCAAGGCAACGTCGGCGGTGCCGCTCAACCGCCTGCTGTACGCGACGGGGACGATCACCGATTTCGTCGAGCTCGGCGATTCCAGGCTGTTCGACGATGCGACCCCGAATTGCGCCATCTGGCGTTTCGAGCGCGGCAATTTCTCGCGCCGGACGCGCTACGCGGCACAGGGCGTTGCCGATGGGCTGGCAGGGCTGGTGCGGCTGCAGTGGGACGAGCGCCATTTCGTCGAGAGCGGTGGGCACCTGCTGTTCACACGCGGCGATTACGAATTGCGTCTGGCCGACATCGCCTTCGTCAAGGTCGGCGCCGTCTCGGGAGCGGATGACCTCTACGCCAGCGAACTCTATGGCAACCGCGACTTCGTCTGCTCGTCGACGGTGCGCACCGGCACGACGCGGCGCATGCTCTGGTGTGAAGCCGGCGAACCGCCGCCGGCAGTCCTGCTGCCGCACAAGGAGCGCCTGATCACGCGCCGCATCCGACCCTTCGACGAATCGAACTGGTGGCATTGGGGCCGCGGCTACCACCAGTCGGCGCTGCCACGGGTCTATGTCAACAGCAAGACGCGCAGTTCGCGACCCTTCTTCTGCCATCCCTGTACGCATTATGATGGCTCGGTGCTGGCGATCTTTCCGCACGATCCGTTGCTTGCCGTGCAGAAGCTGGCGGATGCGCTGAACAGCGTCGACTGGACCGACCTCGGCTTCGTTTGCGACGGCCGCTTCCTGTTCGCTCAGCGCAGCCTCGAGCAGACTCCGCTTCCCGGGCCACTGCGAGCCCTGTTGCCACCCCCGGTGTAG
- the dksA gene encoding RNA polymerase-binding protein DksA: protein MAEELLQKHFTPYVQGAGEEYMNSDQLAHFRGILEAVKLQLMEDIERTVHTMQDEATVFADPNDRASQETDIAIELRNRDRERKLIKKIEDTIERIASGDYGYCAACGVEIGIKRLEARPTATLCIDCKTLEEVREKQIAK from the coding sequence ATGGCTGAAGAATTGCTGCAGAAGCATTTCACTCCGTACGTCCAGGGAGCTGGCGAGGAGTACATGAACAGCGACCAACTGGCTCATTTCCGTGGCATCCTGGAGGCTGTCAAGCTGCAGTTGATGGAGGACATCGAGCGGACGGTACATACCATGCAGGACGAGGCAACGGTGTTTGCCGATCCGAACGACCGTGCCAGCCAGGAAACGGACATTGCGATCGAGTTGCGCAACCGCGACCGTGAGCGCAAGCTGATCAAGAAGATCGAGGACACCATCGAGCGTATCGCCAGTGGGGACTACGGCTATTGCGCTGCCTGTGGCGTCGAGATCGGTATCAAGCGGCTGGAGGCACGACCGACGGCAACCCTCTGCATCGACTGCAAGACGCTCGAGGAAGTACGCGAAAAACAGATCGCCAAGTAG
- the parC gene encoding DNA topoisomerase IV subunit A: MSKDSTPDLFADLPPSPPTVPPQAPVPPAADDDSILLHESAARDYLEYAVAVVKGRALPDVKDGLKPVQRRVLFAMRELGLSATAKPVKSARVVGDVIGKYHPHGDTSAYDAMVRVAQPFMLRYPLVDGQGNFGSRDGDNAAAMRYTEARLTPIADLLLAELGEGTVDFQPNYDGSFDEPACLPARLPFVLLNGSSGIAVGMATEMPPHNLREVAAAAIQLLEQPQIGLEQLLQHIPGPDYPGGGQIISSPADIAAAYGTGRGTLRVRARYEFEEMARGAWQLVFRELPPGVSSAKVLAEIGALLNPQVKPGRKSIDQSAAQLKTLMASQLDRARDESGKDDDVRLVFEPSSSRIDRNEFVALLLAHTSLETSAPINLVAVGIDGRPCQKSLPELLGEWCTFRIRTVHRRTGHRLQKADDRIHILEGRHIVFLNIDEVIRIIRESDDPKAALIARFALSDRQAEDILEIRLRQLARLEGIRIEQELERLRSERAGLLKLLGSDALLRRQVMREIKADAEKYGDARRTVIEAAATASRSEVAAVSDEAVTVIISEKGWARVRQGHGLDLSGVAFKDGDRAGSALECRSVDSLVIISTEGRAFTVAVASLPDGRGMGAPLSSFVDLGSGRIAHVLSGQPDDAILVAKTSGYGFICTYGDLLSRQKAGKAVVTVEDGASILPLLRLAGTDHLGALSSDGRLLVFPLEQMKRLASGKGVQIIGLHAGESLRAVIATSGPRLAIRGTVRNRPKTLVSEERHLGQRARRGSSVGQISNITLDHWPG; the protein is encoded by the coding sequence GTGAGCAAAGATTCGACCCCAGACCTGTTCGCCGATCTGCCGCCATCACCGCCGACGGTGCCGCCGCAAGCGCCAGTGCCGCCCGCAGCGGACGATGACAGCATCCTGCTGCACGAGTCGGCAGCCCGCGACTACCTGGAATACGCGGTGGCGGTCGTCAAGGGGCGTGCCTTGCCGGATGTCAAGGACGGTCTGAAACCCGTGCAGCGGCGCGTCCTCTTCGCCATGCGCGAACTCGGACTGTCGGCGACGGCGAAACCGGTCAAGTCGGCGCGGGTCGTTGGCGACGTCATCGGCAAGTACCACCCGCACGGCGACACCTCGGCCTACGATGCGATGGTGCGCGTCGCCCAGCCCTTCATGCTGCGCTACCCGCTGGTCGACGGGCAGGGCAACTTCGGTTCGCGCGACGGCGACAACGCGGCGGCGATGCGCTACACCGAGGCACGCCTGACGCCGATTGCCGACCTGCTGCTGGCCGAACTCGGCGAGGGGACGGTCGATTTCCAGCCCAACTACGACGGTTCCTTCGACGAACCGGCCTGCCTGCCGGCCCGCCTGCCGTTCGTCCTGCTCAATGGTTCATCGGGCATCGCCGTCGGCATGGCGACCGAGATGCCGCCGCACAATCTGCGCGAGGTCGCTGCAGCGGCGATACAGTTGCTCGAGCAACCGCAGATCGGCCTTGAGCAACTGTTGCAGCACATACCCGGGCCGGATTATCCGGGCGGCGGGCAGATCATTTCCTCGCCGGCCGACATTGCCGCCGCCTATGGCACCGGCCGCGGCACGCTGCGCGTGCGGGCGCGCTACGAGTTCGAGGAGATGGCACGTGGGGCCTGGCAACTGGTCTTCCGCGAGTTGCCACCCGGCGTCTCGTCGGCGAAGGTGCTGGCGGAGATCGGTGCGCTGCTCAACCCGCAGGTCAAGCCGGGCAGGAAGAGCATCGACCAGTCGGCGGCACAGCTCAAGACGCTGATGGCGTCACAGCTCGACCGTGCGCGCGACGAGTCGGGCAAGGACGACGACGTGCGGCTGGTCTTCGAGCCGAGCAGTTCGCGCATCGACCGCAACGAGTTCGTGGCGCTGCTGCTGGCGCACACCAGCCTCGAAACCTCGGCACCGATCAACCTCGTCGCCGTCGGCATCGACGGCCGCCCGTGCCAGAAGTCGTTGCCCGAACTGCTCGGTGAGTGGTGCACCTTCCGCATCCGGACGGTGCACCGGCGGACCGGCCACCGCCTGCAGAAGGCCGATGATCGCATTCACATTCTCGAAGGCCGGCACATCGTCTTTCTCAACATCGACGAAGTGATCCGCATCATTCGCGAATCCGACGATCCCAAGGCGGCCCTGATTGCCCGCTTTGCGCTCTCCGATCGGCAGGCGGAAGACATTCTCGAGATCCGTCTGCGGCAACTGGCCAGGCTCGAGGGGATCCGCATCGAACAGGAACTCGAGCGGCTGCGCAGCGAGCGTGCGGGCCTGCTGAAACTGCTGGGCAGCGATGCGCTGTTGCGGCGACAGGTGATGCGCGAGATCAAGGCCGACGCCGAGAAGTACGGCGACGCGCGGCGGACGGTCATCGAAGCGGCGGCGACGGCTTCGCGCTCCGAGGTGGCTGCCGTCAGCGATGAAGCGGTGACCGTGATCATTTCCGAGAAGGGCTGGGCGCGTGTCCGACAGGGACACGGGCTCGATCTTTCCGGCGTTGCCTTCAAGGACGGCGATCGGGCGGGGTCGGCTCTGGAATGCCGGTCGGTCGACTCGCTGGTGATCATTTCGACCGAGGGGCGGGCGTTTACCGTGGCGGTCGCCAGCCTGCCCGACGGTCGCGGCATGGGCGCGCCGCTCTCTTCCTTCGTCGACCTCGGCAGCGGCCGGATTGCACATGTCCTCAGCGGTCAGCCGGACGACGCGATCCTGGTCGCCAAGACGTCGGGCTATGGTTTCATCTGTACCTACGGCGATCTGCTGTCGCGGCAAAAGGCCGGCAAGGCAGTGGTCACCGTCGAGGACGGCGCCAGCATTCTGCCGCTGCTCCGCCTCGCCGGCACGGACCATCTCGGTGCGCTCTCCAGCGACGGTCGCCTGCTGGTCTTTCCGCTCGAGCAGATGAAGCGCCTCGCGAGCGGCAAGGGGGTGCAGATCATCGGCCTGCATGCGGGAGAATCGTTGCGCGCGGTGATTGCGACCAGCGGGCCGCGGCTGGCGATCCGGGGAACCGTACGCAATCGGCCGAAGACGCTCGTGTCGGAGGAACGACACCTTGGTCAACGCGCCCGCCGTGGTTCGTCGGTCGGGCAGATCAGCAACATCACGCTCGACCACTGGCCCGGTTGA